One region of Duncaniella freteri genomic DNA includes:
- a CDS encoding C40 family peptidase: MLKRIASHILVVSVLAILTACGSSRTTRIPANNYTPDKGSGISKDNNDNDTYMAPQSAALINKARSWLGTPYRYGGNDRRGIDCSGLVLQVYKDALGIQLPRNSREQHDYCSSVSKGGMVPGDLIFFATGKNKRKVSHVGIFVGGNQMIHASTSQGVIISDINSSYYSRTYVGAGMVDKYHAMIGDAYNKNNKNKPDKHKKENDIRHEEPSSRDIPEIHISQLESPAGFTLTPVEELPQPKQQTPTAAPGTEQKPETQKNADRKTPQSQPEPTQQKTVQVATISTQPAEQPTAEEARKSVLSSLKEKEL; this comes from the coding sequence ATGTTAAAACGGATAGCATCACATATACTCGTTGTGTCAGTCCTTGCCATTTTGACAGCCTGCGGATCATCAAGGACCACCCGCATCCCGGCAAACAATTATACCCCCGACAAAGGGTCGGGCATCAGCAAAGACAATAACGATAATGACACATATATGGCACCTCAGTCAGCTGCTCTCATCAACAAAGCCCGCAGCTGGCTTGGCACACCTTATAGATACGGAGGGAATGACCGAAGAGGCATAGACTGTTCGGGGCTCGTACTTCAGGTATACAAGGACGCCCTCGGGATACAGCTTCCACGCAACTCACGCGAACAGCACGACTACTGCTCATCAGTGTCAAAAGGAGGCATGGTGCCAGGCGACCTTATCTTCTTTGCGACAGGAAAGAACAAAAGGAAAGTATCACATGTAGGCATATTCGTCGGTGGCAATCAGATGATCCACGCATCCACATCGCAAGGTGTGATAATAAGCGACATAAACTCATCCTACTACTCCCGAACCTATGTCGGAGCCGGAATGGTGGACAAATATCACGCAATGATAGGTGACGCATACAATAAAAATAATAAGAACAAGCCCGACAAACATAAAAAAGAAAACGACATCCGACACGAGGAGCCATCTTCACGAGATATTCCAGAGATACATATATCTCAGCTCGAATCCCCTGCCGGATTCACCCTCACCCCGGTAGAAGAGCTACCCCAGCCCAAACAACAGACACCAACCGCAGCGCCCGGAACAGAACAAAAACCGGAAACACAAAAAAACGCTGATCGTAAAACGCCACAATCCCAACCGGAACCAACACAACAGAAGACCGTACAGGTTGCAACCATATCCACTCAACCAGCCGAACAGCCTACAGCCGAAGAGGCCCGTAAATCGGTCCTCAGCTCGCTTAAGGAAAAGGAACTCTGA
- a CDS encoding glycosyltransferase yields MFEIYLTPIIITLLSVLVISALYLLFGFRHYVSSVSRQVAADNERSLNYADSGSTTDAAGYPPVSVIVYSEDDASNLEILLPQILEQDYPAPFEVIVVNDGAISSTKDVIARLEQRYYNLYMTFTPQESRSLSRKKLAVTLGIKAAKYNVLVHTTGNCQIPSGQWLKRMASHFSPSTDIVLGYAIPAVSDGVDEPWKRLHSFDRVRSDVEWLSWAIAGRPYRGDGCNIAYRREMFFRNKGFSRSLDLKYGDDDVFVSEVARKGNTAVELSDDSMLLVVQNSPQSIHRTEKIRRDYTASRLCGHARMFFSTCSWAWWALLGSAVALGVVGLPSFVPMIVAGVIMLSVWIVLMAAWRKVSRSLGSRSIMLTFPWFMTYHPVYTLYYWMRGRFRRGSNLTWG; encoded by the coding sequence ATGTTTGAAATATACCTTACACCTATTATAATTACACTGCTATCGGTGCTGGTCATATCGGCATTGTATCTGCTATTCGGATTCCGTCATTATGTGTCGTCAGTGAGTCGTCAGGTTGCCGCTGACAATGAGCGCAGCCTGAATTATGCTGACAGTGGCAGCACTACTGATGCCGCCGGTTATCCGCCTGTTTCAGTAATTGTGTATTCCGAGGATGATGCTTCCAATCTTGAGATACTGCTTCCTCAGATACTTGAACAGGATTATCCCGCGCCGTTCGAGGTGATTGTGGTTAACGATGGTGCCATCAGTTCCACTAAGGATGTGATAGCCAGACTGGAGCAGAGATATTATAACCTGTATATGACTTTTACTCCTCAGGAGTCACGTTCGTTGTCGCGCAAGAAGCTTGCTGTCACCCTCGGCATCAAGGCTGCGAAATATAATGTGCTGGTCCATACTACAGGGAATTGTCAGATTCCATCCGGACAGTGGCTTAAGCGTATGGCAAGCCATTTCAGTCCGTCGACCGATATAGTGCTTGGATACGCGATTCCGGCTGTGAGCGACGGTGTCGATGAGCCTTGGAAGCGTCTTCATTCATTTGACCGTGTGAGGAGTGATGTCGAATGGCTTTCGTGGGCGATAGCAGGAAGGCCTTACCGTGGCGACGGGTGTAATATTGCCTATCGTCGCGAGATGTTTTTCCGAAACAAAGGCTTCTCCAGGTCGCTTGACCTCAAGTATGGTGATGACGATGTGTTCGTGAGTGAGGTAGCTCGCAAAGGAAACACGGCGGTGGAGCTGTCGGATGATTCGATGCTCCTGGTTGTGCAGAATTCCCCTCAGTCAATTCACCGGACAGAGAAGATACGTCGCGACTATACCGCATCACGTCTGTGTGGCCATGCGCGTATGTTTTTCAGTACCTGTTCCTGGGCATGGTGGGCGCTTTTGGGCTCTGCCGTTGCCTTGGGAGTTGTAGGGCTTCCATCATTTGTGCCTATGATAGTGGCTGGAGTCATAATGCTTTCGGTATGGATTGTGCTTATGGCTGCTTGGCGCAAGGTGTCGCGTTCGCTCGGTTCCCGCTCTATAATGCTCACATTCCCATGGTTTATGACATATCATCCTGTGTATACACTGTATTATTGGATGAGGGGCAGGTTCAGGCGAGGTTCTAATCTCACGTGGGGTTGA
- a CDS encoding Do family serine endopeptidase: MKLSGKIILLAAGTAILSSALTAGVMKEAFSSRDDFSVATADAGVNGNQGGFYTVGLSPATTTDFTQAAESSINGVVSIKSYITPRQRSQGYGGGFFIDPFEYFFGSPRGNRRQQPQQPQQEPDQDMEPSGLGSGVIISADGYIVTNNHVIDEAERLQVTLNDNRSFDATVIGSDPTTDIALIKIDAENLPIIPMGDSETLKVGEWVLAVGNPFGFTSTVTAGIVSAKGRSIGGSTGSKPMGIESYIQTDAAVNPGNSGGALVNLNGDLIGINTAIYSQTGNYAGYSFAVPTSIVKKVVSDLRQYGAVQRAILGIVIQNLTGDLAKDKGIKSVTKGVYVQSFSEGRSSAREGGIEAGDVIIAINGVPTDNVAQLQEQVVKHRPGDKINVELIRDNSKKTVVVTLLNLQGTTNVTKANDFTDLGCAFKKVDASTLKQLGISGGVQVVDLKAGIVREAGVRQGFIITSINEMRVASPADVEKIYHALMKAEVNDRIMILRGVYPTGKRGLYALDLVGE; this comes from the coding sequence ATGAAATTATCAGGCAAGATTATCCTCCTTGCGGCAGGTACCGCAATCCTGAGTTCGGCACTGACTGCCGGAGTAATGAAGGAGGCTTTCTCATCTCGTGACGATTTCTCTGTGGCTACTGCTGATGCCGGTGTTAACGGCAATCAGGGTGGATTCTATACAGTGGGTCTCTCTCCTGCTACAACAACTGATTTCACCCAGGCAGCAGAAAGCTCCATCAACGGAGTTGTCTCAATCAAAAGTTATATCACTCCCCGTCAGCGTTCGCAGGGATATGGAGGAGGTTTCTTTATAGATCCGTTCGAGTACTTCTTCGGATCACCGCGAGGGAACCGTCGACAGCAGCCTCAGCAACCACAGCAGGAGCCAGACCAGGATATGGAGCCCAGTGGACTCGGTTCAGGTGTCATTATAAGTGCCGACGGATACATCGTGACCAACAATCATGTGATCGATGAGGCCGAAAGATTACAGGTTACACTTAACGACAACCGTTCGTTTGACGCTACCGTCATCGGCTCGGACCCCACCACCGATATCGCTCTCATAAAGATCGATGCCGAGAATCTCCCTATAATCCCTATGGGGGACAGCGAGACCCTTAAAGTGGGTGAATGGGTGCTTGCAGTTGGCAATCCATTCGGCTTCACATCTACAGTCACAGCCGGCATTGTATCGGCAAAAGGGCGTAGCATCGGAGGGTCTACAGGCTCGAAACCTATGGGCATTGAATCGTATATACAGACAGATGCCGCAGTAAATCCCGGTAATTCAGGCGGTGCCTTGGTCAATCTCAATGGCGACCTTATCGGTATAAATACCGCTATCTATAGCCAGACCGGTAATTATGCAGGGTATTCTTTTGCAGTGCCGACATCTATTGTAAAGAAGGTCGTGAGCGATCTCCGTCAGTATGGTGCAGTGCAGCGTGCAATTCTTGGTATAGTCATTCAGAATCTGACTGGTGATCTTGCCAAGGACAAGGGTATCAAGTCGGTGACCAAGGGTGTGTATGTGCAGTCCTTCAGCGAAGGCCGTTCATCAGCCAGGGAAGGTGGCATAGAGGCAGGTGATGTGATCATCGCTATTAACGGTGTGCCCACCGACAATGTCGCTCAGCTTCAGGAACAGGTGGTGAAACATCGTCCCGGTGATAAGATAAATGTGGAACTTATACGCGACAATTCTAAAAAGACTGTCGTTGTGACACTCCTCAACCTGCAGGGTACCACAAATGTGACCAAAGCTAACGACTTCACCGATCTCGGCTGTGCATTCAAGAAGGTGGATGCTTCAACCCTCAAGCAGCTCGGCATCTCGGGCGGCGTGCAGGTGGTTGACCTGAAAGCAGGTATCGTGCGCGAGGCAGGTGTCCGTCAGGGCTTCATCATCACCTCCATCAATGAAATGCGTGTGGCTTCGCCGGCTGATGTCGAGAAGATATATCACGCACTGATGAAGGCTGAAGTAAACGACCGCATCATGATACTGCGCGGTGTATATCCTACCGGCAAGCGAGGACTCTATGCTCTCGATCTCGTTGGTGAATAA
- the folB gene encoding dihydroneopterin aldolase has translation MKGTIEVNGLRLFARHGVYEEERVNGNTFELSVHLVYPIEKGMMNDDLDGTLNYAEVVEVAREVMAYPSQLLEHVVWRLHSALTDRFPDIEGGMIRLTKLNPPIPAEMDGVAVRIEW, from the coding sequence ATGAAAGGGACCATAGAGGTTAACGGTCTGCGACTTTTTGCACGCCACGGTGTGTACGAAGAGGAGCGTGTGAACGGCAATACGTTTGAACTGTCAGTCCATCTCGTGTATCCTATAGAGAAAGGGATGATGAATGATGACCTTGATGGTACGCTCAATTATGCTGAGGTCGTTGAGGTGGCGCGCGAAGTGATGGCCTATCCGTCACAGTTGCTTGAGCATGTGGTGTGGCGTCTTCACAGTGCCTTGACTGATCGTTTCCCGGATATAGAGGGTGGCATGATAAGACTCACCAAGCTCAATCCGCCTATCCCTGCGGAGATGGACGGTGTGGCGGTGAGGATTGAATGGTGA